Proteins encoded in a region of the Mucilaginibacter sabulilitoris genome:
- a CDS encoding Gfo/Idh/MocA family protein → MSNINWGIIGCGNVTEKKSGPAFKKIAGSDLVAVMRRDGAKAADYAQRHQVSQWYNDADKLMDEAGVNAIYIATPPASHLEYALAALQKGLNLYVEKPVTRNAAEARAMAEAVKQSNSKLTVAHYRRAVPMFLAIKELIDQKKVGDIRTVQIRMWQSRKPELIAKTEDNWRVQPELSGGGYFHDLAPHQLDLMLYYFGEPEMYHGFSLNQSNSTSADDHVCGQILFKNKVVVNGSWCFNVAENQTTDTCEIIGTEGKITFPFFGNYVTWKTDTEDETITFQHPQHIQQPMIEKIVAYFKNEGPNPCAIEEAIVLMDIMDAFTQH, encoded by the coding sequence ATGAGCAATATCAATTGGGGTATTATAGGTTGCGGCAACGTGACTGAAAAAAAAAGTGGTCCGGCGTTTAAAAAAATAGCTGGCAGTGATCTGGTGGCAGTGATGCGCCGTGATGGTGCCAAAGCCGCCGATTATGCACAAAGACACCAGGTAAGCCAATGGTATAACGACGCTGATAAACTAATGGATGAGGCCGGTGTAAACGCCATATACATAGCCACTCCCCCTGCTTCACATTTAGAATATGCTTTAGCCGCCTTGCAAAAAGGGCTCAACCTATATGTGGAAAAACCCGTTACCCGCAATGCTGCCGAAGCCAGGGCTATGGCCGAAGCCGTAAAACAAAGCAACTCCAAATTAACAGTTGCTCATTATCGCCGTGCTGTACCCATGTTCCTGGCAATTAAAGAACTTATAGACCAGAAAAAAGTTGGCGATATCCGCACCGTACAAATCAGGATGTGGCAAAGCCGCAAACCCGAATTGATAGCCAAAACGGAGGACAACTGGCGTGTACAGCCTGAATTATCGGGGGGCGGCTATTTTCATGACCTGGCACCTCATCAGCTCGATCTGATGTTATATTACTTTGGCGAACCTGAGATGTATCATGGCTTTTCGCTTAATCAATCAAACTCCACTTCTGCCGATGACCATGTTTGCGGACAAATACTGTTTAAGAACAAGGTAGTGGTAAATGGGTCTTGGTGTTTTAATGTAGCAGAGAATCAAACAACCGATACCTGCGAAATTATAGGAACTGAAGGTAAAATCACCTTCCCGTTTTTTGGTAATTATGTAACCTGGAAAACAGACACTGAAGATGAAACCATAACTTTTCAGCACCCGCAGCACATACAGCAACCGATGATTGAAAAAATAGTCGCTTATTTTAAAAATGAAGGGCCAAACCCCT